In Leptolyngbya subtilissima AS-A7, the genomic window GGGCAAGATTCGACTGAATCAGGTGCCACTGTCGCCAGAGCTAATTTCGACATTTCTGAAGTATTGGCGCAGTCTAGTAAGAACTGACCATCAATCAGATATTTCACTACCATTTGTGCATTTAACGGGGGATGAGTTTTGGCACCTAACGTTTTACCCTGATAGTGAAACGGCAACCCCGACGGGGTTGGGCCGCAAGGGCGTTACGGCTGTTAGACGGATTGTGCAGTATGCGTGGCTAGACCCAGAGCTATTTTCCATCTTGCAAGACCCAGGGCAGCGGGTGACTTTGCTGCGGGTGCTAATTGATAGCTGGTTCTCAGGGCGATCGAATGAGATTGAGCAGCTGTCACTCATCGATGAGTTTGAGTTGGTGAAAACCCAGCTCTTGCGAGAAGGCGGAGCGACTTACAACGTCGAAGACCTTAAAGATGAGGAAAACATTGTTGTCAGAAATGGGGCGTTTCGCAAAATTGTGGTGTCGCTATATGACCAGCGCTGTGCGTTTTGCAGGTTAAGGATTATTAGCGCGGATGGACAAGACATTGTGGATGGTGCCCACATTAAGCCGTTTGCTGAGTTTAGGGATGATCGCTTTGTGAACGGGCTAGCGCTCTGCAAGAACCATCACTGGGCGTTTGACCACGGCTGGTTTGGGGTGGATGACGACTACCGAATTGTGATTCCGCAGGAGCGGTTTATGGAGGAGCCAGCGGTGGAGAGTCGAGAGATGGTAGCGTTTGGGGGAGAGACGATTGGGCTGCCGGAGGAGCGAGAGTTTAGGCCGAGTTTGGAGGGGTTGAAGTGGCATAGAGAGAAGTGGCGTATCATGTAGAGAAGAATTTTAAATTGAGTTTTTATTTCCAGTATATTGAGTTTTGACATGACAGAAACACATCAGGCTGCTTTTCAAGCAAGAACAGATTTAGCTAGGTATGGCGACAATGCCTTACTACTATTTACATTGCAACTTCGATTTGATATTCAAGATATTGAATCTATA contains:
- a CDS encoding HNH endonuclease encodes the protein MLLISVIELIEQGKIRLNQVPLSPELISTFLKYWRSLVRTDHQSDISLPFVHLTGDEFWHLTFYPDSETATPTGLGRKGVTAVRRIVQYAWLDPELFSILQDPGQRVTLLRVLIDSWFSGRSNEIEQLSLIDEFELVKTQLLREGGATYNVEDLKDEENIVVRNGAFRKIVVSLYDQRCAFCRLRIISADGQDIVDGAHIKPFAEFRDDRFVNGLALCKNHHWAFDHGWFGVDDDYRIVIPQERFMEEPAVESREMVAFGGETIGLPEEREFRPSLEGLKWHREKWRIM